Proteins found in one Magnolia sinica isolate HGM2019 chromosome 5, MsV1, whole genome shotgun sequence genomic segment:
- the LOC131246206 gene encoding DNA mismatch repair protein MSH4-like, which produces MKTLLHFYDPMVIIAHPNKLAPDGMVGVSELVDRCYTSTKNVSMAHGCFDDTKGAVMVKSLAAKEPSALALDIYCKQYYLCLAAAAATIKW; this is translated from the exons ATGAAGACTCTACTACATTTTTATGATCCCATGGTGATCATTGCCCACCCAAACAAGCTCGCACCAGATGGTATGGTTGGAGTTTCAGAGCTGGTTGATAGATGTTATACATCAACCAAGAAT GTTAGCATGGCTCATGGGTGCTTTGATGATACTAAG GGAGCTGTGATGGTTAAAAGTTTGGCTGCCAAGGAACCATCTGCTCTTGCCTTGGATATTTATTGCAAGCAGTATTATCTCTgtttggctgctgctgctgctactatcaAATGGTAA
- the LOC131246205 gene encoding uncharacterized protein LOC131246205, with protein sequence MICFFNRSISDPFIERMRNHSELATSTSFSMRKLNPEGSSSMKKPNFEMRSVSSAGDRQEATMERKEYPIRADEYMLLEEVGQGVSASVYHAFCIPFDEVVAIKILDFEWNNSDLFIQSPC encoded by the exons ATGATTTGCTTCTTTAATCGATCCATTTCTGATCCTTTCATCGAGAGAATGCGGAATCATTCGGAACTTGCTACATCGACATCTTTCTCAATGAGGAAGCTTAATCCCGAGGGATCTTCTTCGATGAAGAAGCCAAATTTTGAGATGCGCAGTGTCAGCAGTGCGGGAGATCGACAGGAAGCTACTATGGAGAGGAAGGAGTATCCGATCAGGGCTGATGAATATATGCTGCTGGAGGAGGTGGGCCAGGGCGTCAGTGCGTCTGTTTACCATGCGTTTTGCATCCCATTTGATGAGGTTGTCGCGATCAAGATCCTCGATTTCGAGTGGAATAACAGCGATCTG TTCATCCAATCGCCCTGTTGA